A stretch of Desulfurivibrio alkaliphilus AHT 2 DNA encodes these proteins:
- a CDS encoding single-stranded DNA-binding protein — protein sequence MINKVILIGNLGADPEVRYSQSGDAVTTFRIATTEVWKKQDGSKEELTEWHRIVTFKRLAEICGEYLSKGSRVYIEGRIQTRKWQDKDGNDRYTTEIVAREMKMLSPRGAGGDSGNQFMDEPPPPEPPIGDDVPF from the coding sequence ATGATCAATAAAGTCATTCTTATCGGCAACCTGGGCGCCGATCCGGAGGTGCGCTACTCGCAGAGCGGCGACGCCGTTACCACCTTCCGTATCGCCACCACCGAAGTGTGGAAAAAACAAGACGGCAGCAAAGAGGAACTGACCGAATGGCACCGGATCGTAACCTTCAAGCGACTGGCCGAGATCTGCGGCGAGTACCTGTCCAAGGGTTCCCGGGTGTACATTGAAGGCCGGATCCAGACCCGCAAATGGCAGGACAAGGACGGCAACGACCGCTACACCACGGAAATCGTCGCCCGGGAAATGAAAATGCTCTCACCCCGCGGGGCCGGGGGAGATTCCGGCAACCAGTTTATGGATGAACCGCCACCGCCTGAACCGCCCATCGGCGACGATGTGCCTTTTTGA